A genomic region of Kluyveromyces marxianus DMKU3-1042 DNA, complete genome, chromosome 5 contains the following coding sequences:
- the EST3 gene encoding telomerase subunit EST3 produces MPNVVLSSKLRPYDSIFLQEWIHSAVQRHYIRNKSKRFWHPEQNLVAPLPQTQEHSFFHAAFHPGSYTFVRIVKFHKVHNYTVYATIRDASHMILCFFTSQCVLDYEMHNNDRITLNTINTLFVVGQVTLEFWNQAEVQRHYGLSFPNMPMVPILKIEQAQIFDRDQIGSTKPFNWVYYAF; encoded by the coding sequence ATGCCCAATGTCGTCCTCTCGTCAAAACTAAGACCCTATGATTCCATCTTCTTGCAAGAATGGATTCATTCCGCAGTACAGCGTCACTACATAAGAAACAAATCCAAAAGGTTCTGGCACCCAGAACAAAACCTCGTCGCACCCTTGCCTCAAACTCAAGAACACTCCTTTTTCCACGCAGCCTTCCACCCTGGATCATACACCTTTGTAAGAATCGTAAAATTCCATAAAGTCCACAATTACACAGTCTACGCAACAATCAGAGATGCCTCGCATATGATCCTGTGCTTTTTCACATCGCAGTGTGTGCTCGACTATGAGATGCACAACAATGACCGAATCACTCTAAATACCATAAATACCTTGTTTGTCGTGGGCCAAGTGACACTGGAGTTCTGGAACCAAGCTGAGGTGCAGCGACATTACGGTTTAAGCTTCCCAAACATGCCAATGGTGCCGATATTAAAGATCGAACAAGCACAGATATTTGACAGGGACCAAATTGGATCTACGAAACCATTCAATTGGGTGTATTACGCTTTTTAG
- the APM1 gene encoding Apm1p, producing the protein MASYIAFCDSKGKPLLSRRYKDDVSQAAVEQFQHLLIEKEQESSITPPCFQHNGVHYMYVQYNDIYVLALTRSVLMNVTTLFSFLYKLIGVVEEYVKRVEEESIRDNYIIIYELLDEMMDKGIPQVTETKMLKQYITQKSFKLTRSAKKQKNVARPPTELTNSVSWRPEGIKYKKNEAFLDVIESINMLMTQQGQVLRSEILGTIKVRSRLSGMPDLKLGLNDKGIFTTQNGSDDSPEPGMPSSSSTSAASRARGANIELEDLKFHQCVRLSKFENEKIITFIPPDGEFDLMTYRLSTPIKPLIWCDVKVLVHSGSRIEIHCRAKAQIKKKSIANNVEILIPVPEDADSPTFKYSRGSIKWVPEKNAILWKFSSFQGGKEYSMAAELGLPSVSDFETPKLKRPVQIKFQIPYFTTSGIQVRYLKIEEPKLQYNSYPWVRYITQSGDDYTIRL; encoded by the coding sequence ATGGCATCATATATCGCATTCTGTGACTCCAAGGGTAAGCCATTGCTTTCTAGACGGTACAAGGATGATGTTTCCCAAGCGGCAGTTGAGCAATTCCAGCATTTATTGATagaaaaggaacaagaaagcAGTATTACACCGCCATGTTTCCAGCACAATGGAGTGCATTATATGTACGTGCAGTACAATGACATATACGTGCTTGCATTGACAAGGTCTGTCTTGATGAACGTTACTACGTTATTTTCGTTTTTATACAAGCTTATCGGTGTTGTGGAGGAGTACGTCAAGCGGGTTGAAGAGGAATCTATAAGAGACAATTACATTATCATTTACGAGTTATTGGACGAGATGATGGATAAAGGTATTCCTCAGGTGACCGAGACGAAGATGTTGAAGCAGTATATTACTCAGAAGTCATTCAAGTTGACGAGATctgcaaagaaacaaaagaatgtGGCGAGACCACCTACCGAGTTGACGAATTCTGTGAGTTGGAGACCCGAGGGAATCAAgtacaagaagaacgagGCGTTCCTCGACGTTATTGAGTCGATTAACATGTTAATGACCCAGCAGGGACAGGTTCTAAGGTCTGAGATTTTAGGAACCATCAAGGTCAGGTCCCGGTTGTCCGGTATGCCTGATTTGAAACTAGGACTCAACGACAAGGGAATCTTTACGACGCAAAACGGTTCCGATGATTCTCCAGAGCCCGGTATGccgtcttcttcatctactTCTGCTGCAAGCAGAGCAAGAGGTGCCAATATAGAACTAGAGGACCTCAAGTTCCACCAGTGTGTCCGCTTGAGCAAAttcgaaaatgaaaagataATCACCTTCATCCCACCGGATGGAGAGTTCGATCTAATGACCTACAGACTTTCTACTCCAATTAAACCATTGATATGGTGCGACGTGAAGGTACTCGTACATTCTGGGTCTCGTATAGAGATCCATTGTAGGGCCAAGGCCCAAATTAAAAAGAAGTCCATCGCGAACAACGTCGAGATCTTGATACCTGTTCCAGAAGACGCAGACTCGCCCACGTTCAAGTATTCTCGAGGCAGCATCAAATGGGTCCCTGAGAAGAATGCAATTCTTTGGAAGTTTAGTAGTTTCCAAGGTGGAAAAGAGTACTCGATGGCTGCAGAGCTCGGCTTGCCATCCGTTTCTGACTTTGAAACCCCAAAGTTGAAGAGACCAGTCCAGATCAAGTTCCAGATCCCATACTTCACCACATCCGGCATCCAGGTGCGCTACTTGAAGATCGAAGAGCCAAAACTACAGTACAACAGTTACCCATGGGTACGCTACATTACGCAAAGTGGGGACGACTACACTATAAGGCTGTGA
- the DOT5 gene encoding thioredoxin peroxidase DOT5 — protein sequence MVELRRSSRLSANKTATQDSDSNSDSIKTQPKTKTESKVTKPKESSKKEIDTKVIEKKLSELQVGDEIPDLTLKNQDDEPVSLKDVASKNPLVIFFAYPKASTPGCTRQACGYRDNYSELKEHAAVFGLSADSPKAQKNFQTKQTLPFDLLSDPKREFIGLLGAKKTPASGVIRSHWIFKNGKLEVKRVQVSPEVSIQEGKKEVLELAKSL from the coding sequence ATGGTAGAACTACGTCGCTCAAGCAGGTTGTCTGCTAATAAAACTGCTACCCAGGACTCAGATTCCAACTCTGACTCTATTAAGACTCAACCAAAGACCAAGACTGAGTCCAAGGTAACAAAGCCAAAGGAgtcttccaagaaagaaatcgaTACTAAGGTCATCGAGAAGAAGCTTAGTGAGCTACAGGTGGGTGATGAGATCCCAGATTTGACTCTCAAGAACCAGGACGATGAACCagtttctttgaaagatgtGGCTTCTAAAAACCCATTGGTGATATTCTTTGCTTACCCAAAGGCCAGCACTCCAGGGTGTACCAGACAAGCCTGTGGATACCGTGACAACTATTCTGAGCTTAAGGAGCACGCAGCGGTGTTTGGCTTGAGTGCAGACTCCCCAAAGGCGCAGAAGAATTTCCAAACGAAGCAAACGCTACCATTTGACTTGCTAAGCGATCCAAAGCGTGAATTCATCGGGTTGCTCGGAGCCAAGAAGACACCTGCTTCCGGTGTTATTAGATCGCACTGGATATTCAAGAATGGTAAGCTTGAAGTCAAGAGGGTACAGGTATCGCCTGAGGTTAGCATCCAAGAAGGCAAAAAAGAAGTGTTGGAACTTGCCAAATCCTTATAG
- the CUB1 gene encoding Cub1p — MSSNNHPQEVPKEEEEILQYFLEVRSFLSKMKQNRSQFLNSKDVMESYQKVLTKVRELDELRKNSHATPSNSATTLIHSAELHNRVDSVIDDVFQLLSLSFLTVGLKNSAPATYASLSTVQSLLEHLNESNVYTHHDLRPIKERLDEVSAIVEQNKYDTEASAAAASASSAYVDPDVEDPELEEYALKKDEELNKNKIEEDLLLRAKLQHCIDEYHVIESKLEEIHPDLQSCMETLFQIRRGLLSLASSTKRQDSASEVKAEAESKSKSKSKPSSSSQSHHILPEDVVDSKLKELKERLEKLEAHRDSNGKFKSLETDKVEEKGQNVLNGLLDDCHDLINDLSHQKDGGISLDTKLQPIYDQLVDIKTTLENLLVTRRWTLRETDLFTYQKKLGEIDNLRVNGKFPTDHPDSKGQSILLYLLRRCYAIIYKLLESSEPVSESLQRVHNQLSTVRRCLLELKRMGGVDNDRELYPYQMKLASLDNMRTDGIFYDSDGNIPEGQGTLNALLAECFDIIHELKIEAEERAEESLDINENGDESVEMTKDPTMRDVQEQPTARYMDVYAHDEDDEDDEAEDTNFSEHSYEDEEYTTTSYAED; from the coding sequence ATGAGCAGTAACAACCATCCGCAGGAGGTTCCtaaggaagaggaagaaattcttcaatatttcCTCGAAGTGCGGTCATTTTTATCGAAGATGAAGCAGAATCGGTCGcagtttttgaattccaAGGATGTTATGGAGTCATATCAGAAGGTTTTGACGAAGGTTCGGGAGCTTGATGAGCTACGTAAGAACTCACATGCGACGCCGTCGAATTCTGCGACGACGCTGATCCACAGTGCGGAGTTACATAACAGGGTTGATTCTGTGATTGACGATGTTTTCCAGCTTTTATCGTTGAGTTTTTTGACGGTAGGGTTGAAGAACTCTGCGCCAGCGACGTATGCGTCGTTGTCGACGGTTCAGAGTTTGTTGGAGCATTTGAACGAGTCGAATGTGTACACGCACCACGATTTGAGGCCGATCAAGGAGCGTTTGGACGAGGTTAGTGCGATTGTGGAGCAGAACAAGTACGATACGGAAGCGTCCGCGGCTGCTGCGTCGGCATCATCGGCATATGTGGACCCGGATGTAGAGGATCCCGAGCTCGAGGAGTAtgctttgaagaaggacgaggagttgaacaagaacaagatcGAGGAGGATCTCTTGTTGCGTGCGAAGTTGCAGCACTGTATCGATGagtatcacgtgatcgAATCGAAGCTGGAGGAGATCCATCCGGACTTGCAATCGTGCATGGAAACGTTGTTCCAGATCCGCAGAGGGTTGCTGTCGCTAGCGTCTTCGACCAAGAGGCAGGATTCTGCCAGCGAGGTCAAGGCAGAGGCCgaatccaaatccaaatccaaatccaaaccTTCGTCGTCTTCCCAGTCCCACCACATCTTGCCCGAAGATGTCGTGGACTCGAAGCTCAAGGAGTTAAAAGAACGTTTGGAAAAGTTGGAGGCCCACAGAGACTCGAACGGGAAGTTCAAGTCGTTGGAAACTGATAAGGTCGAAGAAAAGGGTCAGAACGTGCTAAATGGGTTGTTGGACGACTGTCATGACTTGATCAACGATCTTTCGCACCAAAAAGACGGTGGCATCTCTCTAGACACCAAGCTACAACCCATCTACGATCAACTAGTTGACATTAAGACTACGTTGGAGAACTTGCTCGTGACAAGAAGATGGACCCTAAGAGAAACAGATCTCTTCACGtaccagaagaagttggGAGAAATCGACAACTTGAGAGTTAACGGGAAATTCCCAACGGACCACCCAGACTCGAAGGGCCAATCGATCCTTCTATACTTGTTGCGTAGATGCTACGCTATCATCTACAAGCTTTTAGAGTCCTCAGAACCGGTGTCAGAATCTTTGCAAAGAGTCCATAACCAGTTGTCCACCGTGCGCAGGTGTCTATTGGAATTGAAGAGAATGGGTGGTGTCGATAACGATCGTGAGTTGTACCCATACCAGATGAAACTAGCATCCTTAGACAACATGCGTACCGACGGGATCTTTTACGACTCCGACGGGAACATCCCGGAGGGACAAGGTACTTTGAACGCCTTGCTCGCAGAGTGTTTCGATATCATCCACGAACTAAAGATTGAGGCCGAGGAAAGAGCCGAGGAAAGCTTGGACATCAACGAAAATGGCGACGAGTCCGTAGAAATGACAAAGGACCCAACAATGAGAGATGTTCAAGAACAGCCTACAGCAAGGTACATGGACGTGTACGCACAcgacgaagatgatgaagatgacgaagcTGAAGATACTAACTTTAGCGAGCACAGTTACGAGGACGAAGAGTATACCACTACAAGCTATGCCGAAGATTAg
- the SLG1 gene encoding Slg1p, translating to MLKLYICVLIALGRVASGLQQVGCFSSLPSSFSGGSTNEYQSSGACAQTCSGSQYFALYNHNKCFCGDENPSGSVSKSDSCNAYCFGYRQEMCGGTDAYLVYAIGGVSSGSSSSSSSGGSSSGSGSETSTSTGSGTDSDGATSSDGTFTSSSSGTGSVTSTSTSSSSSSSSSSSSSNGPTSTTSNTGTSTQSEPEPSVVYSTLIKTVSGSVLYTTTNVATASVASGNTDTGKGSSSHGSKKKTNVGAIVGGVVGGVVGLLLIILAVVFAIRHISRRRENERMEKEYQEAIKPVEYNAQKENYYASSFSDHMHTGDSGHSNPSLSEGNVFQNHHTPMDDMSHVTPMTGGTVTPLGGGPPGGPNTGLSDPLSSGVVGGGPGSGAGGPGGGLGVAVPPGISDPFADPRRFSNGSLLDPSLNQGERNKLTIVNPDE from the coding sequence ATGCTCAAACTTTATATTTGCGTCCTAATAGCGCTGGGACGGGTTGCTAGCGGACTGCAGCAGGTTGGGTGTTTTTCGTCGCTTCCCTCGTCTTTTTCCGGGGGATCGACTAACGAGTATCAGTCGAGCGGGGCGTGTGCGCAGACATGTTCTGGGTCGCAGTACTTCGCGTTGTACAACCATAACAAGTGCTTTTGTGGGGACGAGAACCCCTCGGGGTCTGTTTCGAAGAGTGACAGTTGTAATGCGTACTGTTTCGGGTACAGACAAGAGATGTGCGGGGGTACAGACGCGTATTTGGTGTATGCAATAGGAGGTGTGAGCAGCGGGtccagcagcagcagcagcagcggtGGTAGTTCTAGCGGTAGTGGAAGTGAGACTTCTACCAGTACTGGTAGTGGAACTGACAGTGATGGTGCTACTTCTTCTGACGGTACGTTTACGAGTTCGAGTTCTGGCACGGGTTCCGtcaccagcaccagcaccagttcttcttcttcttcttcctcatcttcctcatcatccAATGGACCCACCAGTACCACATCCAACACGGGGACCTCGACTCAATCAGAACCAGAGCCCAGTGTCGTGTATTCAACATTGATCAAAACTGTAAGTGGGTCTGTACTGTACACTACGACTAATGTCGCGACTGCGAGCGTCGCCTCGGGAAACACAGATACGGGCAAAGGCTCGTCCTCACACGggtccaagaagaagaccaaCGTCGGGGCCATCGTGGGAGGAGTCGTGGGAGGGGTCGTAGGGCTCCTGCTCATCATCCTGGCGGTCGTTTTCGCCATTAGACACatttccagaagaagagaaaacgAGCGCATGGAGAAAGAGTACCAGGAGGCCATCAAGCCCGTCGAGTACAACGCCCAAAAGGAGAACTATTACGCATCTTCGTTCTCAGACCACATGCACACCGGCGACAGCGGCCACAGCAACCCTAGCCTGAGCGAGGGCAACGTTTTCCAAAACCACCATACTCCGATGGACGACAtgagtcacgtgacaccaATGACCGGAGGAACCGTCACACCGCTGGGCGGCGGCCCACCAGGCGGACCAAACACAGGACTCTCGGACCCACTGAGTAGCGGCGTCGTCGGCGGTGGTCCCGGTTCTGGTGCTGGCGGCCCTGGCGGCGGACTGGGAGTGGCAGTCCCTCCAGGAATATCCGATCCGTTCGCAGACCCTAGGAGGTTCAGCAATGGTTCCTTGCTGGACCCTTCACTGAACCAGGGCGAGCGCAACAAACTTACAATTGTCAATCCGGACGAATGA